The Enterobacter kobei genome has a segment encoding these proteins:
- a CDS encoding IS5-like element ISKpn26 family transposase, whose protein sequence is MSHQLTFADSEFSTKRRQTRKEIFLSRMEQILPWQNMTAVIEPFYPKAGNGRRPYPLETMLRIHCMQHWYNLSDGAMEDALYEIASMRLFARLSLDSALPDRTTIMNFRHLLEQHQLARQLFKTINRWLAEAGVMMTQGTLVDATIIEAPSSTRNKEQQRDPEMHQTKKGNQWHFGMKAHIGVDAKSGLTHSLVTTAANEHDLNQLGNLLHGEEQFVSADAGYQGAPQREELAEVDVDWLIAERPGKVKTLKQHPRKNKTAINIEYMKASIRARVEHPFRIIKRQFGFVKARYKGLLKNDNQLAMLFTLANLFRVDQMIRQWERSQ, encoded by the coding sequence ATGAGCCATCAACTCACCTTCGCCGATAGTGAATTCAGCACTAAGCGCCGTCAGACCCGAAAAGAGATTTTCCTCTCCCGCATGGAGCAGATTCTGCCATGGCAGAATATGACCGCTGTCATCGAGCCGTTTTATCCCAAGGCGGGCAATGGCCGACGGCCCTATCCGCTGGAGACCATGCTGCGTATTCACTGCATGCAGCATTGGTACAACCTGAGCGACGGTGCCATGGAAGATGCCCTGTACGAAATCGCCTCCATGCGCCTGTTTGCCCGATTATCCCTGGATAGCGCCCTGCCGGATCGCACCACCATCATGAATTTCCGCCACCTGCTCGAGCAGCATCAACTGGCCCGTCAATTGTTCAAGACCATCAATCGCTGGCTGGCCGAAGCAGGCGTCATGATGACCCAAGGCACTTTGGTGGATGCCACCATCATTGAGGCACCCAGCTCTACCAGGAACAAAGAGCAGCAACGCGATCCGGAGATGCATCAGACCAAGAAAGGCAATCAGTGGCACTTTGGCATGAAGGCCCACATTGGTGTCGATGCCAAGAGTGGCCTGACCCACAGCCTGGTCACCACCGCGGCCAACGAGCATGACCTCAATCAGCTGGGTAATCTGCTTCATGGAGAGGAGCAATTTGTCTCAGCCGATGCCGGCTACCAAGGAGCGCCACAGCGCGAGGAGCTGGCCGAGGTGGATGTGGACTGGCTGATCGCCGAGCGTCCCGGCAAGGTAAAAACCTTGAAGCAGCATCCGCGCAAGAACAAAACGGCCATCAACATCGAATACATGAAAGCCAGCATCCGTGCCAGGGTGGAGCACCCGTTTCGCATCATCAAGCGGCAGTTCGGCTTCGTGAAAGCCAGATACAAAGGGCTGCTGAAAAACGATAACCAACTGGCGATGTTATTCACCCTGGCCAACCTGTTTCGGGTGGACCAAATGATACGTCAGTGGGAGAGATCTCAGTAA
- a CDS encoding cold-shock protein produces the protein MNGTITTWFKDKGFGFIKDENGDNRYFHVIKVANPDLIKKDAAVTFEPTTNNKGLSAYAVKVIPESKHLYIAGERVKLTSIKSFVVFSEEEPVETKIDKENAVLSVGLLMNSIKPKSEVKSGEMRTVKKLAITTFQNTTLIFTEDEIDIDATVKLLK, from the coding sequence ATGAACGGAACAATCACAACGTGGTTTAAAGATAAAGGCTTTGGATTTATCAAAGATGAAAACGGCGATAACCGCTATTTTCATGTGATTAAGGTCGCCAACCCTGATCTGATTAAGAAAGATGCGGCGGTGACGTTCGAACCGACGACGAATAACAAAGGCCTTTCCGCCTATGCGGTGAAGGTGATCCCCGAGAGTAAACACCTCTATATTGCGGGCGAGCGCGTGAAGCTCACCTCGATCAAATCCTTCGTGGTGTTCAGCGAAGAAGAGCCGGTTGAAACCAAAATCGACAAAGAAAACGCGGTGCTGTCGGTGGGTCTGCTGATGAACAGCATTAAACCGAAATCCGAGGTAAAATCGGGTGAAATGCGCACCGTGAAGAAGCTGGCGATCACGACCTTCCAGAACACGACGCTGATCTTTACCGAAGATGAAATTGACATTGACGCTACGGTCAAGCTGCTGAAGTGA
- a CDS encoding ABC transporter ATP-binding protein, with the protein MALVEVNQVQVTFGEKTAVSAASFTIAKGETFSLIGESGCGKSTLLRVLAGLQREWRGNITLLGETLTPGRRFQGTLRRNVQMVFQDPWASLHPNHTIARTLSEPLNIHGETQIAEKVADALKQVGLSADAGKRYPHQLSGGQRQRVAIARALLLRPQLLLLDEPTSALDMSVQAEILNLLNRLKAAHDMTYLLVSHDADVIAHMSDRAAFMAHGEIQKVFDREAMLRGEHRMG; encoded by the coding sequence ATGGCGCTCGTTGAGGTTAACCAGGTTCAGGTCACCTTCGGGGAAAAGACGGCGGTCTCTGCCGCCAGCTTTACCATCGCGAAAGGCGAAACCTTCAGCCTGATCGGGGAATCCGGCTGCGGGAAATCGACCCTTCTGCGCGTGCTGGCGGGGCTGCAGCGCGAGTGGCGCGGGAACATTACGCTACTGGGAGAGACGTTAACGCCCGGGCGACGTTTTCAAGGCACGCTGCGTCGCAACGTGCAGATGGTGTTTCAGGATCCGTGGGCGTCTTTGCACCCGAACCACACCATTGCACGCACGCTGTCGGAGCCGTTGAACATCCATGGCGAAACGCAGATTGCGGAAAAGGTGGCGGATGCGCTTAAACAGGTGGGCCTGTCTGCCGATGCGGGGAAACGTTATCCGCACCAGCTTTCCGGCGGCCAGCGTCAGCGCGTGGCGATTGCCCGTGCGCTGCTGTTGCGCCCGCAGCTTCTGCTGCTGGATGAACCGACCTCGGCACTGGATATGTCCGTGCAGGCGGAAATTCTGAACCTGCTCAACCGCCTGAAAGCAGCCCACGACATGACCTATCTGCTGGTGAGCCACGATGCGGACGTGATTGCCCATATGTCCGACCGGGCGGCATTTATGGCACACGGGGAGATCCAGAAGGTGTTTGATCGGGAGGCGATGTTACGGGGCGAGCACAGGATGGGGTAA
- a CDS encoding ABC transporter ATP-binding protein yields the protein MTEHRVIVDALNIDYPAARVVNNLSFTLGNERLALVGESGSGKSMSARALMGLVRKPGMVSARQLNVLGNDLLTLNARRWQALRGNGIAMVLQDPRYALNPVKSVAAQLDEALTLHHRLPRSERVARIHDIIRAVGLSEHVLQRYPGELSGGMGQRVMIAIALINNPQVLIADEPTSALDARLRKQILELLVQQCEARQMAMLLISHDLPLVAEHCDRVLVMYQGEKVDEMAASQLPQATHPYTRTLWTCRPNANTFGQMLPTLDRSQPWKEANDGAR from the coding sequence ATGACTGAACACCGCGTTATCGTCGATGCGCTGAATATCGACTACCCCGCCGCACGCGTGGTCAACAACCTGAGCTTTACGCTTGGCAACGAGCGTCTGGCGCTGGTGGGTGAATCCGGCTCGGGTAAATCGATGTCTGCCCGCGCCCTGATGGGGCTGGTACGTAAGCCCGGCATGGTGAGCGCCCGGCAACTTAACGTGCTGGGCAACGATCTGCTGACTCTGAACGCCCGCCGCTGGCAAGCGCTGCGCGGCAACGGGATTGCGATGGTTTTGCAGGACCCGCGCTACGCGCTCAATCCGGTGAAAAGCGTTGCCGCCCAGCTTGACGAGGCGCTCACGCTGCATCACCGCCTGCCCCGTTCAGAACGCGTGGCGCGCATTCACGACATCATTCGTGCTGTCGGACTGAGCGAACATGTGCTTCAGCGTTATCCCGGCGAACTTTCCGGCGGCATGGGCCAGCGGGTGATGATTGCGATTGCGCTCATCAACAACCCGCAGGTGCTGATTGCCGACGAACCGACCTCAGCGCTGGACGCTCGCCTGCGCAAGCAGATCCTCGAACTGCTGGTGCAGCAGTGTGAAGCGCGCCAGATGGCGATGCTGTTAATCAGCCATGACCTGCCGCTGGTGGCGGAACACTGCGACCGCGTGCTGGTGATGTATCAGGGCGAAAAGGTAGATGAGATGGCGGCAAGCCAACTCCCTCAGGCAACGCATCCGTATACGCGCACCCTGTGGACCTGCAGGCCAAATGCCAATACCTTTGGGCAGATGCTGCCGACGCTCGACCGTTCGCAGCCGTGGAAGGAGGCGAACGATGGCGCTCGTTGA
- a CDS encoding ABC transporter permease, giving the protein MPFYLFIRRLRRSPAAFCGLIAIVLLMVIALFAPWLAPVDPNWQDTASRLQAPNSQHWLGTDSYGRDLLSRLIYGTRPALGLVALVTVITLPTGLLVGILSGYYGGWMERLLMRFTDVVMSMPRLILAFAFVAMLGPGLVNGALALALTTWPAYARQARSEIQRLRHSDYLAAAEMMGIRGPRLLVGHILPLCLPSAIVRLALDLAGIILAAAGLGFLGLGARPPMAEWGAMIADGMQVIFDQWWIAAIPGGAILFASLAFNLLGDGLRDVLEPQHD; this is encoded by the coding sequence ATGCCGTTTTATCTCTTTATACGTCGCCTGCGCCGTTCGCCTGCCGCCTTTTGCGGGTTGATTGCCATCGTGCTGCTGATGGTGATCGCCCTGTTCGCCCCCTGGCTTGCACCGGTTGACCCGAACTGGCAGGACACCGCCTCGCGCCTGCAGGCACCGAATAGCCAGCACTGGCTCGGCACCGACAGCTACGGGCGCGACCTGCTCTCGCGCCTGATTTACGGCACCCGTCCGGCGCTCGGGCTGGTGGCCTTAGTGACGGTCATTACCCTGCCCACCGGGCTGCTGGTGGGGATCCTGTCCGGCTACTACGGCGGCTGGATGGAGCGCCTCCTGATGCGCTTTACCGACGTGGTGATGTCGATGCCGCGCCTCATCCTTGCGTTCGCGTTTGTGGCGATGCTGGGTCCGGGGCTGGTCAACGGCGCGCTGGCGCTGGCCTTAACCACCTGGCCTGCTTATGCACGTCAGGCGCGAAGTGAAATTCAGCGTCTGCGCCACAGTGATTATCTGGCCGCTGCCGAGATGATGGGAATTCGCGGCCCGCGCCTGCTGGTCGGCCATATTCTGCCGCTGTGTCTGCCGTCTGCGATTGTGCGGCTGGCGCTGGATCTGGCCGGCATTATTCTGGCCGCCGCCGGACTCGGTTTCCTCGGCCTTGGCGCCCGTCCGCCAATGGCTGAATGGGGGGCAATGATTGCTGACGGCATGCAGGTGATTTTCGACCAGTGGTGGATCGCCGCCATTCCCGGCGGAGCCATTCTGTTTGCCAGCCTGGCCTTTAACCTGCTAGGCGATGGCCTGCGTGACGTACTGGAGCCGCAACATGACTGA
- a CDS encoding ABC transporter permease has product MPHLSTRVLQALLTLLLTLFGLLLVTFALSAFSPVDRVLQIVGDHASQSTYDQVRHQLGLDRPLPVQFWHYLQDLAHGDLGTASATGQPVLQDLLHAFPATLELATLALIIGAVLGVIAGVLCARYAGSPLDLSLRTLTLLGNSVPIFWLGLLMLALFYAKLQWSSGPGRLDDIWQFTVEPRTGFALVDTWLSGDREAFRNALSHLVLPVLLLAYYSLAIITRLTRSACLSEMNKEYILLARAKGAGEMTILLRHVLPNIRSTLLTVIALAYTSMLEGAVLTETVFSWPGIGRYLTTALFAGDTTAVMGGTLLIGICFVLINNLTDLLVQATDPRVR; this is encoded by the coding sequence ATGCCACATCTTTCCACCCGCGTGCTTCAGGCTCTGCTGACTCTGCTGCTCACGCTTTTCGGGCTGCTGCTCGTCACGTTTGCGCTCTCGGCATTTTCTCCGGTCGATCGCGTGCTGCAGATCGTCGGCGATCACGCCAGCCAGTCCACCTACGATCAGGTTCGCCACCAGCTCGGGTTAGATCGCCCCCTGCCCGTGCAGTTCTGGCACTACCTGCAAGACCTTGCCCACGGTGATCTGGGCACTGCCAGCGCCACCGGCCAGCCGGTGTTGCAGGACTTGCTGCACGCTTTTCCCGCCACGCTCGAACTGGCTACGCTGGCCTTAATCATCGGCGCCGTGCTCGGCGTGATTGCCGGGGTGCTGTGCGCCCGCTATGCCGGTTCGCCGCTTGATTTATCGCTCAGAACGCTCACCCTGCTCGGCAACTCGGTGCCGATTTTCTGGCTTGGCCTGCTGATGCTGGCCCTGTTCTACGCGAAGCTGCAGTGGAGCTCGGGTCCCGGCAGGCTGGATGACATCTGGCAGTTCACCGTCGAACCACGCACCGGCTTTGCGCTGGTGGATACCTGGCTTTCTGGCGATCGCGAGGCGTTTCGCAACGCCCTCAGCCACCTTGTGCTGCCGGTGCTGCTGCTGGCCTATTACTCGCTCGCAATCATTACCCGCCTGACGCGCTCCGCCTGTCTGAGCGAAATGAACAAAGAGTACATCCTGCTCGCTCGCGCCAAGGGGGCCGGGGAGATGACTATTCTGCTGCGCCACGTGCTGCCGAACATTCGCAGCACCCTGCTGACGGTGATTGCGCTGGCCTACACCAGCATGCTGGAAGGTGCGGTATTAACGGAAACCGTCTTCTCCTGGCCAGGCATCGGACGCTACCTCACCACCGCCCTGTTCGCCGGAGACACTACCGCCGTCATGGGCGGCACGCTGCTGATTGGCATCTGTTTTGTGCTGATCAATAACCTTACCGACCTGCTTGTGCAGGCAACCGATCCCAGGGTGCGCTGA